Proteins encoded by one window of Chrysemys picta bellii isolate R12L10 chromosome 10, ASM1138683v2, whole genome shotgun sequence:
- the LOC122172334 gene encoding uncharacterized protein LOC122172334 — protein MHSSPAEMAMQSQNRKRAPAWTDREVLDLIAVWGDESVLSELRSKRRNAKIYEKISKAMTERGYSRDATQCRVKIKELRQGYQKTKEANGRSGSQPQTCRFYEALHSILGAAATTTPPLTVDSEDGILSTPASSEMVVDGEDEEGDEEDEAVDSAYNADFPDSQDLFITLTEIPYQPSPGVNPDPESGEGSAAVAVSRPTLSSDSQRLSQIRRRKKRTRDDMFSELMGCSQAEATLQSQWRENMSQYQRAHREREERWQQEDQQATQTLLGLREQTDILRRLVDVLQDRRQEDRAPLQSICNHRPPPQSPIPPSPKVPRRRGCRARENCHSTPADCSCGRRLSFPKI, from the exons atgcatagctctccagcagagatggccatgcaatctcagaatagaaagagggccccggcatggactgatcgggaagtcttggatctgatcgctgtgtggggcgatgagtccgtgctttcggagctgcgatcgaaaagacggaatgcaaagatctacgagaagatctccaaagccatgacagagagaggatacagccgggatgcaacgcaatgccgcgtgaaaatcaaggagctgagacaaggctaccagaagaccaaagaggcaaacgggcgctctggatcccagccgcagacatgccgtttctacgaggcactgcattccatcctaggtgcggccgccaccactaccccaccactgaccgtggactctgaggatgggatattgtccacgcccgcttcctctgagatggtagtggatggggaagatgaggaaggagatgaggaggacgaggcagtcgacagcgcttacaacgctgatttcccagacagccaggatctcttcatcaccctcacagagatcccgtaccaaccgtccccaggcgttaacccggacccagaatcaggggaaggatcagccg ctgtggctgtctcccgacctaccctgtcatcagactcccagaggctgtcgcagattaggcgtagaaagaaaaggacacgggacgacatgttctcagaacttatgggctgctcccaagccgaggcaaccctgcagagtcagtggagggagaacatgtcccaataccagcgagcacacagagaacgggaggagaggtggcagcaggaagaccagcaggcgactcaaacactgcttggactgagggagcaaacggacatactccggcgccttgtggatgttctgcaggaccggaggcaggaggacagagccccgctgcagtctatctgtaaccaccgtcccccgccacaaagtcccatacccccctcaccgaaagtaccaagaaggaggggctgcagagctcgtgaaaactgtcactcaacccctgcagactgctcatgtggcagaaggctgtcattccccaaaatttga